Proteins encoded together in one Desulfuromonas acetexigens window:
- the glnA gene encoding type I glutamate--ammonia ligase has product MTPREVVAFAQENNCQMVDYKFLDFVGIWQHFSVPMSEFGEDTFEEGIGFDGSSIRGWQPIHNSDMLLIPDPTTAKIDPFIQVTTLSLICDIIDPITREGYTRDPRFIAKKAEAYLKSTGLADTAYFGPEPEFFIFDDIRYASSANESFYCIDSIEGAWNSGREEYPNLGYKPRHKEGYFPCAPTDSFVDLRNEMVQVLQSVGMRIEASHHEVATGGQNEIDMRFDSLLKMGDTLQWFKYIIKNVAFRNGKTVTFMPKPLYGDNGSGMHCHQSLWKDGQNLFAGDGYGGLSKMAMYYIGGIMKHAKALCAFTNPSVNSYKRLVPGYEAPVNLAYSNRNRSASLRIPVTNNPKSKRVEYRTPDPSCNGYLAFAAQLMAGLDGIENKIDPGQPLDKDIYGLSPEELKDIPNVARSLEDALNHLREDHAFLLKGDVFTEDVIEKWIEYKMEAEVNPTRMRPTPMEFALYYDC; this is encoded by the coding sequence ATGACACCCAGGGAAGTCGTGGCTTTTGCCCAAGAGAACAACTGTCAGATGGTCGATTACAAATTTCTCGACTTCGTCGGCATCTGGCAGCACTTTTCCGTCCCCATGAGCGAATTCGGGGAAGACACCTTCGAGGAAGGCATCGGCTTCGACGGCTCCTCGATTCGTGGTTGGCAGCCGATCCACAACAGCGACATGCTGCTGATCCCCGATCCGACCACCGCCAAGATCGATCCCTTTATCCAGGTCACGACCCTGAGCCTGATCTGCGACATCATCGATCCGATTACCCGCGAGGGCTACACCCGCGACCCCCGTTTCATCGCCAAGAAGGCCGAAGCTTATTTGAAATCGACCGGTCTCGCCGATACCGCTTACTTCGGCCCCGAGCCGGAATTCTTCATCTTCGACGACATCCGCTACGCCTCCAGCGCCAACGAGTCCTTCTATTGCATCGACTCGATCGAAGGCGCCTGGAACAGTGGTCGCGAGGAGTACCCCAACCTTGGCTACAAGCCCCGCCACAAGGAAGGCTATTTCCCCTGCGCGCCCACCGACTCCTTCGTCGATCTGCGCAACGAGATGGTGCAGGTGCTGCAAAGCGTCGGCATGCGCATCGAGGCCTCCCATCATGAAGTTGCCACCGGCGGGCAGAACGAGATCGACATGCGCTTCGACAGCCTGTTGAAGATGGGCGATACCCTGCAGTGGTTCAAGTACATCATCAAGAACGTCGCCTTCCGTAACGGCAAGACCGTGACCTTCATGCCCAAGCCGCTCTACGGTGACAACGGCTCCGGCATGCACTGTCATCAGTCCCTGTGGAAGGACGGTCAGAATCTCTTTGCCGGTGACGGCTACGGTGGCCTCTCGAAGATGGCCATGTACTACATCGGCGGTATCATGAAGCACGCCAAGGCCCTCTGCGCCTTCACCAATCCCAGCGTCAACTCCTACAAGCGTCTGGTTCCCGGCTATGAGGCACCGGTCAATCTCGCTTACTCGAACCGCAACCGTTCCGCTTCGCTGCGAATTCCGGTCACCAACAATCCGAAATCGAAGCGCGTCGAATATCGTACGCCCGACCCGTCCTGTAACGGCTACCTCGCCTTTGCCGCCCAGCTCATGGCCGGTCTCGATGGCATCGAGAACAAGATCGATCCGGGCCAACCGCTGGACAAGGACATCTACGGTCTCTCCCCCGAGGAGCTTAAGGATATCCCCAACGTCGCCCGCAGCCTGGAGGACGCCCTCAACCATCTGCGCGAGGATCACGCCTTCCTGCTCAAGGGGGATGTCTTCACCGAGGACGTCATCGAGAAGTGGATCGAGTACAAGATGGAAGCGGAAGTCAACCCGACCCGCATGCGTCCGACCCCGATGGAGTTCGCCCTCTACTACGACTGCTGA
- a CDS encoding P-II family nitrogen regulator, with amino-acid sequence MRKVEAVIKPFKLDEVKEALNEIGIQGITVSEVKGFGRQKGHTELYRGAEYVVDFIPKIKMEIIVSDEMAAKVVDVIAEAARTGRIGDGKIFVTSVDEVVRIRTGERGDDAL; translated from the coding sequence ATGAGAAAAGTGGAAGCCGTTATCAAGCCCTTCAAGCTTGACGAGGTTAAGGAGGCTCTGAACGAAATCGGCATTCAGGGCATTACCGTCAGTGAAGTGAAAGGGTTCGGTCGGCAGAAGGGGCACACCGAACTCTATCGTGGTGCCGAATACGTGGTCGATTTCATCCCCAAAATCAAGATGGAGATCATCGTCAGTGACGAGATGGCCGCCAAGGTTGTCGACGTCATCGCCGAGGCCGCCCGCACCGGGCGCATCGGCGACGGCAAGATCTTCGTGACCAGTGTCGACGAAGTGGTGCGGATCCGCACCGGCGAGCGTGGCGACGACGCCCTTTAA
- a CDS encoding hybrid sensor histidine kinase/response regulator yields MNRRFTLLLVDDNLPQIAPLRDFLEAAGYRVRTADNGMKAIVAIYQRPPDLILSDIPISELNGYHLCRILKNDPLTQNIPIILFSSQAEPHNRFWGEKAGADAFLEKTAEFPRILAAIENLLKERKEETEPLAKGTRGLDGKAIRNQITGLLDRLLYESTISNEILKLTGLAHDSEALAREFFDFLALICRYSAAGLLLREGADKYSIFLQLMEPVSDGFIEHARKEMLHQAGLDREAAGKYRFILIEQDTGGGRAMPVSFQVLSSLPIHDGNELLASLTLFESGQRRLTEGMSHALDVIAGRLLIVARYLKKIKDIENVKADLVSMLVHDMRSPLTGISGFTNVLAEGILGQVSPDQGAALKNIQEGCSRLLTLIDDILDYSKLEAGKMQVSPRPLDLAPLLTQVLGSFSLQLQEHRLQVATELPENLPQVMADEKQLTRVLSNLISNAVKFTPDGGHIRIAAAPATTRQKQPALEISISDSGCGIPPEQQKTLFDRYEQLPSATVYRKGTGLGLAICKEIVGLHHGDIGVESPIADGAGSCFAFTLPLALP; encoded by the coding sequence ATGAACCGTCGCTTCACCCTTTTGCTGGTCGACGACAACCTGCCTCAGATCGCCCCCCTGCGGGATTTTCTCGAAGCGGCCGGATATCGGGTGCGAACCGCCGACAATGGCATGAAAGCGATCGTCGCCATCTATCAGCGCCCCCCGGATCTGATCCTTTCGGACATCCCCATCTCGGAACTCAACGGCTACCACCTCTGCCGCATCCTCAAAAACGACCCCCTGACCCAGAACATCCCGATCATTCTCTTCAGTTCCCAGGCGGAACCGCACAATCGCTTCTGGGGGGAAAAGGCCGGGGCCGATGCCTTCCTGGAGAAGACCGCCGAGTTCCCCCGCATCCTGGCGGCCATCGAGAACCTGCTCAAAGAGCGCAAGGAAGAGACGGAGCCCCTAGCGAAAGGCACCCGGGGGCTTGACGGTAAGGCGATCCGCAACCAAATTACCGGTCTGCTCGATCGCCTCCTTTACGAGTCGACGATTTCCAACGAAATCCTAAAACTGACCGGACTCGCCCACGACAGCGAAGCCCTGGCCCGAGAATTCTTCGATTTTCTCGCCCTCATCTGCCGCTACAGCGCGGCCGGCCTGCTGCTGCGGGAAGGCGCGGACAAATATTCAATTTTTCTGCAACTGATGGAGCCGGTCTCGGATGGATTCATCGAACATGCACGCAAAGAGATGCTGCACCAGGCCGGACTCGACCGCGAAGCCGCAGGCAAGTACCGTTTTATTCTGATCGAACAGGATACTGGGGGAGGACGGGCGATGCCGGTCAGCTTCCAGGTGCTGAGCTCCCTGCCCATCCACGACGGCAACGAGCTCCTGGCGTCACTGACCCTCTTTGAAAGCGGCCAGCGGCGGCTGACCGAGGGGATGAGCCACGCCCTCGACGTAATCGCCGGCCGGCTGCTGATTGTCGCGCGCTACCTGAAAAAAATCAAGGATATCGAAAATGTCAAAGCCGATCTGGTGTCGATGCTGGTGCATGACATGCGCTCGCCGCTGACCGGCATCAGCGGTTTCACCAATGTCCTGGCCGAGGGGATTCTCGGGCAGGTCTCCCCCGACCAGGGGGCGGCCCTGAAAAATATCCAGGAAGGGTGCAGCCGGCTGCTAACGCTGATCGACGATATTCTCGACTATTCCAAACTGGAAGCGGGCAAGATGCAGGTGTCGCCGCGCCCCCTCGACCTCGCCCCGTTGCTCACCCAGGTTCTCGGTTCCTTTTCCCTCCAGCTACAGGAGCATCGTTTGCAGGTCGCAACGGAGCTGCCCGAAAACCTGCCCCAGGTCATGGCCGACGAAAAACAGCTGACCCGGGTTCTGTCCAACCTGATCAGCAACGCCGTCAAGTTCACCCCCGACGGCGGCCATATCCGTATCGCCGCCGCTCCCGCCACCACCCGCCAGAAACAACCAGCCCTGGAAATCAGCATCAGCGACAGCGGCTGCGGCATTCCGCCCGAACAGCAAAAAACCCTCTTCGACCGCTATGAGCAGCTGCCCAGCGCCACCGTCTACCGCAAGGGGACCGGGCTGGGACTGGCCATCTGCAAGGAGATCGTCGGTCTGCATCATGGCGACATCGGGGTGGAAAGCCCGATCGCCGACGGCGCCGGCAGTTGTTTCGCCTTCACCCTCCCCCTGGCCCTGCCCTGA
- a CDS encoding ferredoxin domain-containing protein: MLTINPESKSEWVERAAELLCAAARTAPKGRGRDLLVTAVVSGVELGRMADTMRMIAERDQVGFFARDAGNLALASALVLIGTRMEPLGLPHCGYCGFADCAAMQAAGATCAFATGDLGIAVGSAVSRAADLRLDNRVMYSAGKAAIEMGLLGEGVRIAYAIPLSVSGKSPFFDRG, encoded by the coding sequence ATGCTGACGATCAATCCGGAATCGAAGAGTGAATGGGTCGAACGGGCCGCGGAGCTGCTCTGCGCAGCGGCGCGCACCGCCCCCAAAGGACGGGGGCGGGATCTGCTGGTGACCGCCGTGGTCAGCGGCGTTGAGCTGGGTCGTATGGCCGATACCATGCGCATGATCGCCGAGCGCGACCAGGTGGGTTTTTTCGCCCGGGATGCGGGTAATCTTGCCCTGGCGTCGGCGCTCGTTCTCATCGGCACCCGCATGGAGCCCCTGGGCCTGCCCCATTGCGGCTACTGCGGTTTCGCCGACTGCGCCGCGATGCAGGCGGCCGGTGCTACCTGTGCCTTTGCCACCGGCGACCTGGGGATCGCCGTCGGTTCGGCGGTAAGCCGGGCCGCCGACCTGCGCCTCGATAACCGCGTCATGTACAGCGCCGGCAAGGCCGCCATCGAGATGGGGCTGCTCGGCGAGGGGGTGCGCATCGCTTACGCTATCCCCCTGTCGGTCAGCGGCAAGAGCCCCTTTTTCGATCGGGGTTGA
- the lpxA gene encoding acyl-ACP--UDP-N-acetylglucosamine O-acyltransferase — protein sequence MPQIHPSAVVDPGARLADDVEVGPHAFIDANVTIGPGCRILHGAHIGRWTRLGANNTLYPGAVVGHDPQDVGYKGEEAWTEIGDGNIIREGVTIHRGNRPGTQTRVGNHNFFMVNSHIAHNCVIGNHVILVNGALLAGHVEVGDRAIISGNCQVHQFVRIGPFAMMRGGSGAAKDVPPYCINDGLNWLRAINVVGLRRSGFDAGRIRAVKEAFKTLFRANLPLAEALQRVAEDPGCTADVRLMLDFIRESKRGVGSGRGSSRE from the coding sequence ATGCCCCAGATTCATCCCAGCGCCGTGGTCGATCCCGGCGCCCGTCTCGCCGACGACGTCGAGGTTGGCCCGCACGCTTTCATCGATGCCAACGTCACCATCGGTCCCGGCTGCCGCATCCTGCACGGCGCCCATATCGGTCGCTGGACCCGCCTCGGTGCCAACAATACCCTCTATCCCGGCGCCGTCGTCGGCCACGATCCCCAGGATGTCGGCTACAAAGGGGAAGAGGCCTGGACCGAGATCGGCGACGGCAACATCATCCGCGAAGGGGTGACCATCCACCGGGGGAACCGTCCCGGCACCCAGACCCGGGTCGGCAACCACAACTTCTTCATGGTCAACAGCCACATCGCCCACAACTGCGTCATCGGCAATCACGTCATCCTGGTCAACGGCGCCCTCCTCGCCGGCCATGTGGAAGTCGGCGACCGGGCGATCATCTCCGGCAACTGCCAGGTCCACCAATTCGTGCGCATCGGCCCCTTCGCCATGATGCGCGGCGGCTCCGGCGCCGCCAAGGATGTCCCCCCTTATTGCATCAACGACGGGCTCAACTGGCTGCGCGCCATTAACGTTGTCGGCCTCAGGCGGAGTGGCTTCGACGCCGGCCGCATCCGCGCCGTCAAGGAAGCCTTCAAAACCCTCTTCCGCGCCAACCTGCCTCTCGCTGAAGCCCTACAACGGGTAGCCGAGGATCCCGGTTGCACCGCCGACGTCCGCCTGATGCTCGACTTCATCCGCGAAAGCAAACGCGGCGTCGGGAGCGGCCGGGGGTCCAGCCGCGAGTAG
- a CDS encoding EAL domain-containing protein: protein MPLALRILLVEDSSADAEFNAYEVRKVLPACEFRRVETREDYLAALADFTPDVILCDYHLPRFDGLAALDLALAHCPDVPFILVTGALDEATAVSCMKAGAWDYILKDHLSRLGPAVLGALEQQRLRLENRRANEELRQSEERYRCLFEDNHAVMLLLDPESSEIVDANPSAAAFYGYSREQLRSKRITEINTLDADEVRREMELAKAAQRYHFNFRHRLADGSIRDVEVFSATISLSGRALLLSIIHDVTERKTAETGRQLAQFCIDHAAIGMLRIDADGRILMANERACRSLGYPHGELRERSLYDLDPNLTESLWREQRRALDGQETRTFESVHRRKDGTLFPVEVTLSRLDYEGQFLYFAFVYDIADRKLYEEEMRKLSTAVEQSPASVILTDPWGRIEYVNPKFTQITGYAAEEVLGRNPSLMKSGETSEEEYRQLWETITAGGEWRGEFHNRRKDGSLFWESAAISAIRNEFGAISHFLAVKEDITERKAYEEQLRHLATHDELTGLANRTLLLDRLEQAIHYAQRSRRLVAVLLLDLDRFKVLNDSLGHSVGDELLFSAAQRLRTVVREMDSVARLGGDEFVILLGELAGEDDVGPVARKVLEHLTLPYQLGARDLTVTASLGISLYPRDGQDAETLLRNADVAMYRAKEEGGCFRFYAPEMNLRVMETLEMEADLRRALEREEFCLHYQPKVALATGKIYGAEALLRWRHPERGMVAPGTFIPLAEETGLILPIGEWVIGEVCAQLRRWRDAGLPVLPVAANLSARQFRREDLAETARCFLRERDLEPGLLEMELTESMIMRDPQAAVATMRQFKDLGVTLALDDFGTGYSSLNYLRRFPVDSLKIDRSFISDAADDPSAAAVVTSIVAIAHSLGLQAVAEGVETRRQLDFLRHCGCDSFQGFYFSRPLPAADFAALARQGIAG, encoded by the coding sequence TTGCCGCTCGCTTTACGGATACTGTTGGTGGAGGATTCCTCCGCCGACGCCGAATTCAACGCCTATGAAGTTCGCAAGGTGCTCCCCGCCTGTGAATTCCGGCGGGTGGAGACCCGTGAGGACTATCTGGCGGCGCTGGCGGATTTCACTCCGGATGTGATTCTCTGCGACTACCATCTGCCGCGCTTCGACGGCCTCGCCGCGCTGGATCTGGCCCTGGCCCATTGCCCCGACGTCCCCTTCATTCTGGTGACCGGCGCTCTCGACGAGGCGACGGCGGTTTCCTGCATGAAGGCCGGGGCTTGGGATTACATCCTCAAGGATCATCTCTCGCGCCTGGGGCCGGCGGTGCTGGGGGCGCTGGAACAGCAGCGGCTACGGCTCGAGAACCGGCGGGCGAATGAGGAGCTGCGCCAAAGCGAGGAGCGCTATCGCTGTCTCTTCGAGGACAATCACGCGGTCATGCTGCTGCTCGATCCCGAAAGCTCGGAGATCGTCGATGCCAATCCGTCGGCCGCCGCTTTTTACGGCTACAGTCGCGAACAGCTCCGCAGCAAACGGATTACCGAGATCAACACCCTCGACGCCGACGAGGTGCGCCGGGAAATGGAACTGGCGAAAGCGGCCCAGCGCTATCATTTCAATTTCCGCCATCGCCTGGCCGACGGTTCGATTCGCGACGTCGAGGTCTTCAGCGCGACGATCAGCCTCTCCGGCCGAGCCCTGCTTCTTTCCATCATCCACGACGTTACCGAGCGCAAGACGGCGGAAACGGGCCGGCAGCTGGCGCAATTCTGTATCGATCATGCGGCGATCGGTATGCTGCGCATCGACGCCGACGGACGTATTCTCATGGCCAACGAGCGGGCCTGCCGAAGTCTCGGCTATCCCCACGGGGAACTGCGGGAACGCTCCCTTTACGATCTCGATCCCAATCTGACGGAGAGTCTCTGGCGCGAGCAGCGCCGTGCCCTCGACGGGCAGGAAACCCGCACCTTCGAAAGCGTTCATCGCCGCAAGGACGGAACGCTCTTTCCCGTGGAGGTGACCCTCAGCCGCCTCGATTACGAAGGGCAATTCCTCTATTTCGCCTTTGTCTACGACATCGCCGACCGCAAGCTCTATGAGGAGGAGATGCGCAAGCTCTCCACGGCGGTGGAGCAGAGCCCGGCATCGGTTATCCTCACCGATCCCTGGGGGCGCATCGAATACGTCAACCCCAAGTTTACCCAGATCACCGGCTATGCGGCGGAGGAGGTGCTGGGACGCAATCCGAGTCTGATGAAGTCGGGGGAAACGAGCGAGGAGGAGTATCGGCAGCTGTGGGAAACGATCACCGCCGGCGGTGAATGGCGCGGCGAGTTCCACAACCGGCGCAAGGATGGGTCGCTTTTCTGGGAATCGGCGGCGATCTCCGCCATTCGCAATGAATTCGGCGCGATCAGCCATTTTCTCGCGGTCAAGGAGGATATTACCGAACGCAAGGCCTACGAGGAGCAGTTGCGCCATCTGGCCACCCACGACGAGCTGACCGGTCTGGCCAATCGCACCCTCCTGCTTGACCGGCTGGAGCAGGCGATCCACTACGCCCAGCGGTCCCGGCGGCTGGTTGCGGTGCTGCTGCTCGATCTCGACCGCTTCAAGGTGCTTAACGACAGCCTCGGTCACAGCGTCGGTGACGAACTGCTCTTCAGCGCCGCCCAGCGCCTGCGCACCGTCGTCCGCGAAATGGACAGCGTCGCCCGGCTCGGCGGCGACGAGTTCGTGATTCTGCTCGGGGAATTGGCGGGGGAGGACGATGTCGGACCGGTGGCGCGGAAAGTGCTCGAACATCTGACGTTGCCCTATCAGCTCGGGGCGCGGGATCTCACCGTCACCGCCAGCCTCGGCATCAGTCTCTACCCCCGCGACGGCCAGGATGCCGAGACCCTGCTGCGCAACGCCGATGTCGCCATGTATCGAGCCAAGGAGGAGGGGGGCTGCTTCCGCTTTTACGCGCCGGAGATGAATCTGCGGGTCATGGAGACCCTGGAGATGGAGGCCGACCTGCGCCGGGCCCTGGAGCGGGAGGAATTCTGCCTGCATTATCAGCCCAAGGTGGCGCTGGCGACCGGTAAAATCTACGGGGCCGAGGCGCTCTTGCGCTGGCGCCATCCCGAACGGGGGATGGTGGCGCCGGGGACGTTTATCCCTCTGGCCGAGGAGACCGGGCTGATTTTGCCCATCGGCGAATGGGTTATCGGGGAAGTCTGCGCCCAGCTCCGGCGCTGGCGGGATGCGGGTTTGCCGGTACTGCCGGTGGCGGCCAACCTTTCCGCCCGGCAGTTCCGCCGGGAGGATCTGGCCGAGACTGCTCGGTGCTTTCTGCGAGAACGGGATCTGGAGCCGGGCCTGTTGGAGATGGAGCTGACCGAAAGCATGATCATGCGCGATCCCCAGGCCGCCGTCGCGACCATGCGTCAGTTCAAGGATCTCGGCGTCACCTTGGCCCTGGATGACTTCGGCACCGGCTATTCTTCCCTCAACTATCTGCGCCGCTTTCCCGTGGACAGCCTGAAGATCGACCGCTCCTTCATCAGCGACGCCGCCGACGATCCGAGCGCCGCGGCGGTTGTCACCAGTATCGTCGCCATCGCCCACAGCCTCGGCCTGCAGGCGGTGGCCGAGGGGGTGGAAACCCGTCGGCAGCTTGATTTTCTGCGCCACTGCGGCTGCGACAGCTTTCAGGGTTTTTATTTCAGTCGGCCCCTGCCGGCTGCGGATTTCGCCGCGCTGGCGCGGCAGGGGATCGCGGGCTAG
- a CDS encoding ATP-binding protein, giving the protein MADSVFFGLVHNAVLLLALALIYDVMISRDAIRAGWPGRLGSGVLIGLLGVVLMLNPWHCLPGIFFDSRSVLLAISGLFFGVVPTLVAMAVTAAWRFIQGGAAGTGTAVIFASGLIGLAWGRFRCRPLWDLSPRELYLFGWVVHGVMLLLLLTLPGEVVWQVLGRVALPVLAINPLLTMLLGLLMVNRLKRQQIDSELLRSAEEIRRLNISLEERVRERTTELEAANRELESFAYSVSHDLRAPLRAIDGFTRILSEVQGARLTDEGRRLCALVRDNTRRMTAMIDDLLTLSRLGWATPRSTKVDMTALAGEAFREVTQMEPTQRIDFRLEDLPPALGDPRLLRHLWSNLLANAVKFSSRRGRANIVVAAERRGDAVVYRVEDDGAGFDMRYADKLFGVFQRLHGAEEFEGTGVGLAICRRIVERHGGRIWAEGRPGQGATFFFTLGSEVATNGSDSLPTAIA; this is encoded by the coding sequence ATGGCAGATTCCGTCTTTTTCGGCCTGGTTCACAACGCCGTGCTGTTGCTGGCCCTGGCCCTTATCTACGACGTCATGATTTCCCGTGACGCGATCCGCGCCGGTTGGCCGGGGCGTTTGGGCAGCGGCGTGCTGATCGGGCTGCTCGGCGTCGTCCTCATGCTCAACCCCTGGCATTGCCTGCCGGGGATCTTCTTCGACAGTCGCTCGGTGCTCCTGGCGATTTCCGGTCTCTTCTTCGGCGTGGTTCCGACCCTGGTCGCCATGGCTGTGACCGCCGCCTGGCGTTTTATTCAGGGGGGCGCGGCTGGGACCGGGACGGCGGTGATTTTCGCCTCCGGCCTGATCGGGCTGGCCTGGGGGCGTTTTCGGTGCCGCCCTTTGTGGGATTTGAGTCCGCGGGAGCTCTATCTCTTCGGATGGGTGGTGCACGGCGTGATGCTTCTGCTACTGCTGACCCTCCCCGGGGAGGTGGTCTGGCAGGTTCTGGGGCGCGTGGCCCTGCCGGTTTTGGCCATCAACCCCCTGCTGACGATGCTGCTCGGACTGCTGATGGTCAATCGTCTGAAACGGCAGCAAATCGACAGTGAATTGCTGCGCAGCGCCGAGGAGATCCGCCGGCTGAACATCAGCCTCGAAGAACGGGTGCGTGAGCGCACCACCGAGCTCGAAGCCGCCAACCGGGAGCTGGAATCCTTCGCCTATTCCGTCTCCCACGATCTGCGCGCCCCTCTGCGGGCCATCGACGGCTTCACCCGGATTCTGTCCGAGGTGCAAGGGGCGAGACTCACCGACGAGGGGCGGCGACTCTGTGCCCTGGTGCGCGACAACACCCGACGCATGACCGCCATGATCGACGATCTGCTGACCCTTTCCCGCCTGGGGTGGGCCACGCCGCGTTCGACGAAGGTGGATATGACGGCCCTGGCCGGGGAGGCCTTTCGTGAGGTGACCCAGATGGAGCCGACTCAGCGCATCGATTTCCGGCTGGAGGATCTGCCGCCGGCCCTGGGCGATCCTCGCCTGCTGCGCCATCTTTGGAGCAACCTGCTGGCCAATGCCGTAAAATTTTCTTCCCGCCGGGGGCGGGCAAATATTGTCGTGGCCGCCGAGCGCCGGGGGGATGCCGTCGTCTATCGGGTGGAGGATGACGGCGCCGGTTTCGACATGCGCTATGCCGACAAGCTTTTCGGCGTCTTTCAACGCCTGCACGGCGCTGAGGAGTTCGAAGGGACCGGCGTCGGTCTGGCGATCTGCCGGCGCATCGTCGAGCGGCACGGAGGAAGGATCTGGGCCGAAGGGAGGCCGGGGCAGGGGGCGACCTTCTTTTTTACCCTGGGGTCCGAGGTCGCCACGAACGGGAGTGATTCTCTTCCGACTGCAATAGCCTGA
- a CDS encoding potassium channel family protein, which yields MKKKKFCVIGLGSFGFHVASTLYADGHEVIAIDSDRDKVQAVKDCSDQAILGDAANKEFLDAQGIREVDAAVVSTGERSHLSTLITLYLKELKVPRILVKAISEDHGKILDKVGATEVIYPEKDMARKIAHSLSTPNILEFIPLAEEYSLSETVPPRHFIGKTLVELDLRRKFHVTVIAVKDVLTDQFIPAPPPTHVIKDSDILILIGKTADVEKSLG from the coding sequence GTGAAGAAAAAAAAGTTTTGTGTTATCGGCCTGGGCAGCTTCGGCTTTCATGTGGCTTCGACCCTCTATGCCGACGGTCACGAGGTGATCGCCATCGACTCCGACCGTGACAAGGTGCAGGCGGTGAAAGATTGCTCCGACCAGGCGATTCTGGGGGATGCCGCCAACAAGGAGTTTCTCGACGCGCAGGGGATACGGGAAGTCGACGCGGCGGTCGTTTCGACCGGTGAGCGCTCGCACCTGTCGACGCTGATCACCCTTTATCTCAAGGAACTGAAGGTTCCACGCATCCTGGTCAAGGCGATCAGCGAGGATCACGGCAAAATTCTGGACAAGGTCGGAGCGACGGAGGTCATCTATCCGGAAAAGGATATGGCGCGGAAGATCGCCCACAGCCTCTCCACCCCCAACATTCTCGAATTTATCCCCCTGGCCGAGGAATATTCCCTCTCGGAAACGGTTCCCCCTCGGCATTTTATCGGCAAGACCCTGGTCGAGCTCGATCTCCGCCGCAAGTTTCACGTCACCGTGATCGCCGTCAAGGATGTTCTGACCGACCAGTTCATCCCCGCGCCGCCCCCCACCCATGTGATTAAGGACAGTGACATTCTCATCCTCATCGGCAAGACCGCCGATGTGGAAAAATCCCTGGGCTGA